In Mixophyes fleayi isolate aMixFle1 chromosome 4, aMixFle1.hap1, whole genome shotgun sequence, the following proteins share a genomic window:
- the LOC142150549 gene encoding extracellular calcium-sensing receptor-like: protein MHQVAEKHQRVEEQQRAVGQQSVEVQQRVKVQQRVERQNRAEWQQRAWMQKTVKWEKGFSLEFYQQLQTLIHTIEEINRDPNILSNVTLGFQMYDTCNIPHYELQGALQFLTETTTLSSNSRCNTRSYFAAVIGSRLSANSIILAHVLGTFTYPQISPYSSVSLLSNQKMFPSFFRIFPSDKLQSMGLAQLVLSFGWTWIGLVATDNDYGLLGIQPIKQEIIKAGACVAFTEYIRLGQPNNNAPHIVKVIKESTVKVVVVFSAEADFVPIVNEMLKQNITGRIFIGNAGWSRSPLLSVIKYFQILSGSLGLAGVENEVPGISQFLSKIHPSESMGENWVNLYWEKVFNCEFLYGKNLTGSSQTIVKECTGEEHLDDVKNSSTYIISLKYSYYTYTSVTVLAKALEDLKSCKKGEGPFSRGNCADIWNFKPWQLTYYIRKVRLKLSSGNYFYYEKNGDLPSVYHLVNWQLSPEGTVKQIQIGNYSPTANPDQSLAINSSLLLWPMGGRQVPRSVCSESCPPGFRKATRTGQPVCCFDCVQCLQGEISNQTDSITCIRCPWDQWPNPEKSRCLPKSMEFLSYEDALGRTLTTTSIISSLIPALILRLFILHRQTPIVKANNYSLSCLLLMSLCLCFLCSLVFIGYPDYQKCLLRQVLFGLAFTLCVSSILAKTIMVVFAFMATRPSSNLRKWTSPQVSYMIVFTCFLLQFILCITWLSVASPFPQYNTNTKPELIIAECNEGSPIAFWTMLGYLFLLATISFIVAFLARKLPDNFNEAQFITFSMLAFLSVWVSFIPAYLSAQGKYTVAMEIFAILASSWALVICMFLPKCFIIVFRPDKNCRHLIMKNKN, encoded by the exons ATGCATCAAGTGGCGGAGAAGCACCAGAGGGTGGAGGagcagcagagggcagtgggtCAGCAGAGTGTGGAAGTGCAACAGAGGGTGAAGGTGCAACAGAGAGTGGAGAGGCAAAACAGAGCAGAGTGGCAGCAGAGAGCGTGGATGCAAAAGACAGTAAAGTGGGAAAAAGG GTTCAGTTTGGAATTCTACCAACAGCTTCAGACTCTGATACACACCATTGAAGAGATCAACAGGGATCCCAATATTCTCTCAAATGTAACATTAGGGTTCCAGATGTACGACACATGTAATATACCTCATTATGAACTACAAGGAGCTTTACAATTCCTAACTGAGACCACCACACTCAGCTCCAACAGCCGGTGTAATACTAGATCATATTTTGCTGCCGTTATTGGTTCCAGACTTTCTGCAAACTCCATCATCTTGGCTCACGTTTTGGGGACTTTCACATACCCACAG ATCAGTCCATATTCAAGTGTTTCCCTGCTCAGTAACCAGAAAATGTTTCCATCTTTCTTCAGGATTTTTCCAAGTGATAAATTACAgtctatgggactggcccagctTGTTTTGAGCTTTGGATGGACCTGGATTGGTCTTGTAGCTACAGACAATGATTATGGTCTTCTTGGAATTCAGCCGATAAAACAAGAAATAATAAAGGCTGGAGCATGTGTAGCTTTTACCGAATATATTCGTCTAGGTCAACCAAATAACAATGCTCCACATATAGTCAAGGTTATTAAGGAGTCAACAGTTAAGGTGGTTGTTGTATTCTCTGCTGAAGCTGATTTTGTTCCTATTGTGAATGAAATGTTGAAACAGAACATTACAGGGAGGATTTTTATAGGAAATGCGGGTTGGTCCAGGTCTCCCTTATTatcagtaataaaatattttcagatcTTATCTGGAAGTCTTGGTTTAGCTGGTGTTGAAAATGAGGTCCCAGGAATAAGTCAGTTCCTCAGCAAGATACATCCCTCAGAGTCTATGGGGGAGAACTGGGTGAACTTGTATTGGGAAAAAGTTTTCAATTGCGAATTTCTTTATGGGAAAAACCTTACTGGTTCTTCGCAGACCATagtaaaagaatgcacaggagaagaacatttaGATGATGTGAAGAACAGCTCCACCTACATCATCAGCTTAAAATATTCTTATTACACATATACTTCTGTAACTGTTTTGGCTAAAGCTTTGGAAGATCTGAAAAGTTGTAAGAAGGGTGAAGGGCCATTTTCTCGTGGAAACTGTGCAGACATTTGGAATTTCAAACCATGGCAG CTCACCTACTATATCAGGAAAGTTAGGCTCAAACTAAGTAGTGGTAATTACTTTTACTATGAGAAGAATGGAGACCTTCCTTCAGTCTATCATCTTGTGAACTGGCAACTGAGTCCAGAAGGGACTGTAAAGCAGATTCAGATCGGAAACTATAGCCCTACAGCAAATCCTGATCAATCTCTGGCCATCAACTCAAGTCTGTTGTTGTGGCCTATGGGAGGACGACAG GTCCCTCGCTCGGTCTGCAGTGAGAGTTGTCCTCCAGGATTCAGGAAGGCTACTAGAACAGGACAACCTGTCTGCTGCTTTGATTGTGTCCAATGTCTACAAGGAGAAATATCTAACCAGACAG ATTCAATTACCTGCATACGGTGTCCTTGGGATCAGTGGCCAAATCCTGAGAAATCTAGATGTCTCCCAAAATCAATGGAGTTTCTATCCTATGAGGATGCATTGGGAAGAACTTTAACTACAACCAGCATAATATCTTCACTTATTCCTGCTCTTATTTTGAGGCTTTTCATCTTGCATAGACAAACACCTATAGTGAAAGCCAATAATTACTCTCTAAGTTGTCTTCTATTGATGTCACTGTGTCTCTGCTTTTTGTGCTCTCTAGTATTTATAGGTTACCCCGACTACCAGAAATGTCTCCTACGTCAGGTATTATTTGGCCTGGCCTTCACTTTGTGTGTCTCAAGCATTTTAGCTAAGACTATTATGGTGGTGTTTGCTTTTATGGCCACTAGACCAAGCAGCAATCTGAGGAAATGGACCAGTCCCCAAGTGTCCTACATGATTGTTTTTACCTGTTTCCTTCTACAATTCATCTTATGCATCACTTGGTTATCTGTAGCATCTCCATTTCCACAATATAACACTAATACTAAACCTGAACTCATTATTGCTGAGTGTAATGAGGGGTCACCTATTGCATTCTGGACCATGCTAGGTTATCTGTTTCTTCTGGCCACCATTAGTTTCATTGTTGCCTTCCTGGCTCGAAAACTTCCTGACAACTTCAATGAGGCCCAGTTTATTACTTTCAGCATGTTGGCCTTCCTCAGTGTCTGGGTGTCTTTTATCCCAGCGTACCTCAGTGCTCAGGGTAAATACACTGTGGCCATGGAAATCTTTGCAATTTTGGCATCCAGTTGGGCTCTGGTGATCTGTATGTTTCTTCCTAAATGTTTCATCATAGTGTTCAGACCAGATAAGAACTGTCGCCAtcttataatgaaaaataaaaattaa